In Rattus norvegicus strain BN/NHsdMcwi chromosome 3, GRCr8, whole genome shotgun sequence, a genomic segment contains:
- the Swi5 gene encoding DNA repair protein SWI5 homolog, with the protein MIDEGEEVTEETLNSDIQKLKEKQDMLDKEISQLIAEGYRVIELEQHISLLHEYNDIKDVSQMLLGKLAVTRGVTTKELYPDFDLNPND; encoded by the exons ATGATTGATGAGGGTGAGGAAGTCACCGAGGAGACCTTGAATTCTGACAttcagaaactgaaggagaagCAGGACATGCTGGACAAGGAGATCTCCCAGTTAATAGCCGA GGGCTATCGTGTGATTGAGCTGGAGCAGCACATCTCCCTCCTCCATGAGTACAATGACATCAAGGATGTGTCGCAGATGCTGCTGGGCAAACTGG CTGTGACTCGAGGTGTTACCACCAAGGAGTTATATCCGGATTTTGATCTAAACCCAAATGACTGA